GGACTCGCGGAGATGCGCGGGTCGCTGTCGAAGAAGGCGTACACCGCCGCGGCCCGCCGCTACGTGCCGGAGCTGACCGCCGAGGACATGGTGCCGGCGACGGCGGGGATCCGGGCGCAGGCGCTGGAGTCCGACGGCAGCCTGGTCGACGACTTCCGGATCACCCGGCGCGGCGCGGTGGTCGCCGTGCGGAACGCGCCCTCGCCGGCGGCGACGTCGTCCCTGGCGATCGCCGAGCACCTGGTCGAGGTGCTGCTGACCGAGGACGACGCGGCGTGAGGGTGGTGCGGACCTCGTGAGCGCGCGCCGGGAGCGGCCCGTGGGCACCGCCCGCGCGGCGACCGCGGCGGTCACGGTGACCACCGCGGGCGTGCTCCCGGCGTACCTCGTCGGCGTCCTCTGGGTGCAGGTGAGTGCCGACCTGGACGTCGGTCCCTCGCTGCTCGGCCTGCTGGTCGCGGCGTTCTTCGGCACCTCGGCGGTCTCGGCCCTGTCCGCCGGCACCCTGGTGCGCCGGCTCGGCACGGTGGTCGTGGTCCGGCTGGCCAGCGGGACCGCGGCGGCGGCGATGCTGCTGGTCGCGCTGGCCACCCCCGACGTCGGCGTCGTGGTGGCGGCGCTGGTGCTGGCCGGGTGGGGCAACGGCATCGGTCAGCCGGCCAGCAACGACCTCATCGCCTGCTCGGTGTCGTCGGGCCGGCAGGGCCTGGCGTACGGCCTCAAGCAGGCGGCGATCCCGTTGTCGACGCTGCTGGCGGGGGTGGCGGTGCCGCTGGTGGCCATCCCGCTGGGCTGGCGGACGGCGTTCGGGCTGGGTGCCGGGCTGGCGCTGCTCGTCGCGCTGTCGGTGCCGAGCGCGCGGCGGCTGGGGACGGCGGGGTCGTCGTCGGCGCCGTCGGAGGCCGCCGGCCCGTTCCGCCGCGCGCCGCTCTACGTGCTCACCGTCGGGCTCATGCTGGGCGCGGCGACCGGCAACGCGCTCGGCGCGTTCTCCGTGAGCACCGCGGTCGCCGGCGGCATCGACCCCGCGACGGCGGGCGTGCTGGCCGCCGTGGCCAGTGGAGTCGGCGCGGTCGCCCGGGTGGTCGTCGGCTGGCTGGCCGAC
This window of the Geodermatophilus sp. DSM 44513 genome carries:
- a CDS encoding MFS transporter translates to MSARRERPVGTARAATAAVTVTTAGVLPAYLVGVLWVQVSADLDVGPSLLGLLVAAFFGTSAVSALSAGTLVRRLGTVVVVRLASGTAAAAMLLVALATPDVGVVVAALVLAGWGNGIGQPASNDLIACSVSSGRQGLAYGLKQAAIPLSTLLAGVAVPLVAIPLGWRTAFGLGAGLALLVALSVPSARRLGTAGSSSAPSEAAGPFRRAPLYVLTVGLMLGAATGNALGAFSVSTAVAGGIDPATAGVLAAVASGVGAVARVVVGWLADRIRTRWLLVVAAQMSLGGLSYALLGTGVEALIVVGAVLGYCTGWAWAGLSTYAVTRMHHGMAARATSITQGGMGLGAALGPLAFGAVVSAGSYTLAWSATAALAVLGGLVIVLGRRLLLRERPALVAAHRERRTAARA